From the Chloroflexus aurantiacus J-10-fl genome, one window contains:
- a CDS encoding glycosyltransferase family 2 protein has protein sequence MLLPTISVVICTSDRGGTVADTVASILANDHPAFEVFVIDQSSDAGTFQALQQFHHDRRLHYVPVRFKGWAKGHNLGLRIARSPLIAITDDDCVVPPDWLRILETEMGTEPHAAVLYCNVLPGPHDPSAGFVPGFQCTRRVVVNTLREKWYVRGIGAGMAIHRERILEIGGFDESLGPGGTFKSAADVDIAIRAILAGWSVVGTPATSVIHYGFRTWQEGRRLTARNWEGLGAAFIKPVKAGYFEAGILLWYELQPVLLEPLLSLSHLQRPHGLGRFVAFMRGCLRGLLHHIDRKRLVYL, from the coding sequence ATGTTGCTCCCTACTATAAGCGTGGTCATCTGTACGAGTGATCGTGGTGGGACTGTTGCGGACACCGTTGCAAGTATTCTCGCAAATGATCATCCGGCCTTTGAGGTGTTCGTGATCGATCAGAGCAGTGATGCAGGCACTTTTCAGGCATTACAACAGTTTCATCATGATCGACGCTTGCACTACGTGCCTGTACGCTTCAAGGGTTGGGCGAAAGGTCACAATCTCGGTCTGCGTATCGCACGTTCACCCCTGATCGCAATCACCGATGATGATTGTGTGGTACCACCAGATTGGTTGCGAATTCTGGAAACCGAGATGGGGACTGAGCCGCACGCAGCCGTGCTCTACTGTAACGTTTTGCCAGGTCCCCACGACCCCAGCGCCGGGTTTGTCCCTGGCTTTCAATGCACCAGACGTGTCGTCGTCAATACCCTGCGCGAGAAATGGTATGTACGGGGGATTGGTGCGGGCATGGCCATTCATCGAGAACGAATTCTGGAGATAGGCGGTTTCGACGAGAGTCTGGGGCCGGGTGGTACGTTTAAGTCGGCAGCGGATGTCGATATTGCCATTCGCGCTATCCTGGCCGGCTGGTCTGTAGTCGGAACACCGGCGACATCAGTCATTCACTACGGGTTTCGGACCTGGCAAGAGGGCCGCCGTCTGACAGCGCGCAATTGGGAAGGGTTAGGTGCGGCATTTATCAAGCCTGTAAAGGCCGGTTACTTCGAGGCCGGTATATTGCTCTGGTATGAGTTGCAGCCGGTATTGCTTGAGCCGCTGTTATCTCTCTCACATTTGCAGCGTCCTCACGGTTTAGGGCGCTTTGTCGCCTTTATGAGAGGGTGTCTGCGCGGATTGCTTCATCATATAGATCGGAAGCGATTGGTTTACCTATAG
- a CDS encoding polysaccharide deacetylase family protein produces MNVRAVVSKTIDQVGNVLLSPPYGGFGYYYNHGPRTRRAVAFTFDDGPSRPCTEWLLDTLGELGVKATFFCVGLSVQWHPEVVQRAFAEGHVIGNHSMMHSRKAGLMLRGGAHIDEATTAISQVIGLRPRLYRPPWGWLTPWEGQRLHQRGYAVIGWDIYPDDWKVPEVPAERLVAQIKPLIKPGSIILMHDSVSNQIRWEKTETARAVRLLTPWLRDEGYEIVTIPDLLGLPAYARV; encoded by the coding sequence ATGAATGTACGTGCGGTGGTTAGTAAAACTATCGATCAGGTTGGGAATGTGTTGTTAAGTCCACCGTATGGTGGGTTTGGCTACTACTATAATCACGGGCCGCGTACCCGGCGGGCGGTTGCTTTTACCTTTGATGATGGGCCGTCGCGCCCGTGTACCGAATGGCTGCTTGATACTCTGGGTGAACTTGGCGTGAAGGCGACATTTTTCTGTGTTGGCCTCAGCGTACAATGGCATCCCGAAGTGGTGCAGCGGGCGTTTGCTGAAGGGCACGTGATCGGCAACCATTCGATGATGCACAGCCGTAAAGCAGGTTTGATGCTACGGGGTGGTGCGCATATCGATGAGGCGACGACGGCGATCTCCCAGGTTATCGGTCTGCGACCACGCCTCTACCGGCCACCGTGGGGGTGGTTGACACCATGGGAAGGGCAGCGTTTGCATCAGCGTGGCTATGCGGTGATCGGTTGGGATATTTATCCTGACGATTGGAAGGTGCCGGAAGTCCCTGCAGAACGTTTAGTTGCCCAGATCAAGCCATTGATCAAACCCGGCTCGATTATCTTGATGCACGACTCAGTCTCGAATCAGATTCGTTGGGAAAAGACAGAGACGGCACGGGCTGTGCGTTTATTGACTCCATGGCTCCGTGATGAGGGGTATGAGATTGTAACGATCCCGGATTTACTGGGTCTACCGGCGTATGCCAGGGTGTAG
- a CDS encoding glycosyltransferase family 2 protein, giving the protein MSLPTISAVICTRNRGERILAAVESILANDHPAFELIVVDQSTDEVTGTALRRFHHDRRLRYITTPTKGLGLARNIGLQLARAPLVAFTDDDCRVPSDWLRIIEDELRREPQAAVLFCNVFEGPHDTGAGFVPGYQLRQRAVVKTFWQKCRARGIGAGMAVRREPVLAMGGFDEVLGAGGYFPSAEDADIAVRAIAHGWYVLETPATFVIHDGFRTWREARELAARDWEGLGAAYIKPLKAGRWQAGIVLLYELLVPALIEPLLPVLRLQRPRGLGRLVALVRGCLRGLAHPINRAQLVYQGVTGVPAIIERSL; this is encoded by the coding sequence ATGAGTTTGCCGACGATTAGTGCTGTTATCTGTACTCGCAACCGGGGCGAGCGTATTCTGGCCGCGGTCGAAAGTATTCTGGCTAACGATCATCCCGCTTTTGAACTGATTGTCGTTGATCAAAGCACCGATGAGGTGACGGGAACTGCGTTACGGCGCTTCCACCATGATCGGCGTTTACGTTACATCACTACGCCGACCAAGGGGTTGGGGCTGGCCCGCAATATTGGTTTACAACTGGCTCGTGCACCGCTGGTGGCGTTTACCGATGATGATTGCCGGGTGCCATCAGACTGGCTACGTATCATTGAAGACGAATTGCGACGTGAACCGCAGGCGGCAGTGCTGTTTTGTAATGTGTTTGAAGGGCCACACGATACCGGTGCCGGCTTTGTCCCCGGCTACCAGCTTCGTCAACGTGCTGTCGTGAAGACGTTCTGGCAAAAATGTCGTGCCCGTGGCATTGGTGCCGGGATGGCGGTACGTCGTGAGCCGGTGCTGGCCATGGGTGGTTTTGATGAGGTGTTGGGTGCCGGTGGGTACTTTCCATCCGCAGAAGATGCCGATATTGCAGTACGGGCCATTGCACACGGCTGGTACGTGCTGGAAACACCTGCAACCTTTGTGATCCACGATGGCTTTCGTACCTGGCGGGAAGCCAGGGAACTGGCTGCACGAGATTGGGAAGGTTTGGGCGCTGCCTATATTAAGCCGTTAAAAGCTGGTCGGTGGCAGGCCGGGATCGTGCTGCTGTACGAATTGCTGGTACCCGCGCTGATCGAGCCGCTATTACCAGTTCTCCGCTTGCAACGACCACGTGGTTTAGGTCGGCTCGTGGCTCTGGTGCGTGGTTGTCTGCGCGGTCTGGCCCATCCAATAAACCGTGCGCAGCTTGTCTATCAAGGGGTAACAGGGGTGCCGGCAATCATCGAGCGATCACTGTAG
- a CDS encoding glycosyltransferase family 2 protein — protein sequence MLVSVIIATKQRPQPLYDAVQSVFQSTYQEFELFVIDQSPDNASEMILSPFHSDPRFHYLLNRRPGFGAASSRNLGIAASHGEIVALIDDDVVVKPDWLAQIVAEFSADPELDFIAGRLSASPYDRTAGYTPEFEAWPYLSRWHFPLHASGANFSMRRRLFDRVGGYDEFCGPGSRLRASDDTDLCWRIVRSGARYKICPHIEVVHLHGFRPQAEAEALFARYQYGNGGNFGRFTRRGDLFAGAWFLAREVKHLVRALPALLRGDRRELMYSHQRLRGFWDGFRLPPNEGFVSGEKLRQMMVSLSETSSA from the coding sequence ATGCTGGTTTCAGTCATTATTGCAACAAAGCAGCGCCCACAGCCGTTATACGATGCGGTGCAGAGTGTTTTTCAGAGCACGTATCAGGAGTTTGAGTTGTTCGTGATTGATCAAAGTCCTGATAATGCCAGTGAGATGATTCTCTCTCCATTCCACAGCGATCCGCGCTTCCACTATCTGCTCAATCGGCGCCCCGGCTTTGGGGCGGCGAGTTCGCGGAATCTGGGAATTGCGGCGAGTCACGGTGAGATTGTAGCGTTGATTGATGATGATGTGGTTGTGAAACCCGATTGGCTGGCCCAGATTGTTGCCGAATTCAGTGCTGATCCAGAGCTGGATTTTATTGCCGGAAGACTCAGCGCATCACCATACGACCGGACGGCCGGCTATACGCCGGAATTTGAGGCATGGCCGTACCTGTCGCGCTGGCACTTTCCGTTGCACGCTTCAGGCGCTAACTTTAGTATGCGACGACGCCTGTTTGATCGAGTTGGTGGCTACGATGAATTTTGTGGCCCTGGGAGCCGTCTGCGGGCATCAGATGATACCGATCTGTGCTGGCGAATTGTGCGGAGTGGCGCTCGCTACAAGATTTGTCCGCATATTGAAGTGGTGCATCTCCATGGATTTCGTCCGCAAGCTGAAGCTGAAGCGCTCTTTGCCCGCTATCAGTATGGCAACGGCGGCAATTTTGGGCGATTTACCCGGCGTGGCGATCTGTTCGCCGGTGCCTGGTTTCTGGCTCGTGAAGTAAAACATCTTGTGCGGGCACTGCCAGCCCTACTGCGTGGAGATCGCCGGGAGTTGATGTACTCGCACCAGCGGTTACGTGGTTTCTGGGATGGTTTTCGGCTGCCTCCGAATGAAGGTTTTGTCAGTGGTGAAAAATTGCGTCAAATGATGGTATCCCTATCTGAGACTTCCTCTGCATAA